From a region of the Sporosarcina ureilytica genome:
- the metA gene encoding homoserine O-acetyltransferase MetA — MPINIPKALPARRLLKEEKIFVMDEERASTQDIRPLNIAILNLMPEKERTELQLLRLLGNTPLQVNVTFLHTATHESKNISKSHLDNFYETFEDVKNRRFDGLIITGAPIEHLRFEDVNYWEELTNIMEWSKDNVTSVLHICWGAQAALYYHYGINKFPLEKKCSGVYKHQLSDPTIKLVRGFNDEFNVPHSRYTDVSMKEIEEHPELKLLAHSKDAGAFMIMSEDGKHIMLTGHLEYDAGTLGEEYERDINKGLTIDVPENYFPNDDPANQPLNTWRSHTHLLFSNWLNYYVYQETPYEWK; from the coding sequence TTGCCAATAAATATTCCGAAAGCTTTACCAGCGCGTCGATTACTAAAGGAAGAAAAAATATTTGTGATGGATGAAGAACGTGCATCGACACAAGATATTCGTCCATTGAACATTGCAATATTGAATTTAATGCCGGAAAAGGAACGGACAGAATTACAGCTTTTACGCCTTTTAGGAAATACACCGCTTCAAGTCAATGTAACATTTTTACATACAGCGACCCACGAATCGAAAAATATTAGTAAATCACATTTAGACAATTTTTATGAGACTTTTGAAGATGTGAAAAACCGTCGATTTGATGGACTCATTATAACTGGTGCACCCATCGAGCATTTACGTTTTGAGGATGTGAATTACTGGGAAGAGTTAACGAATATTATGGAATGGTCAAAAGACAATGTGACATCTGTTTTACATATTTGCTGGGGGGCACAGGCAGCACTTTATTATCATTATGGTATTAATAAATTCCCATTGGAAAAGAAATGTTCGGGTGTGTATAAACATCAGTTATCTGATCCGACTATAAAACTAGTAAGAGGATTTAACGATGAATTCAACGTCCCGCATTCAAGGTATACAGACGTTTCAATGAAAGAGATTGAAGAGCATCCTGAACTTAAATTACTTGCACATTCAAAAGATGCAGGCGCATTTATGATTATGTCTGAGGATGGAAAGCATATTATGCTTACAGGACATTTAGAATATGATGCGGGGACACTTGGGGAAGAATATGAACGTGATATAAATAAAGGGTTAACAATTGACGTACCGGAAAATTATTTCCCGAATGATGATCCGGCGAACCAACCGTTAAATACGTGGCGTTCACATACACATTTACTTTTTTCGAATTGGCTTAATTATTATGTTTACCAAGAGACGCCTTACGAGTGGAAATAA
- a CDS encoding HAD family hydrolase, whose translation MIKAIFFDLDDTLLWDKKSVKTAFEKTCLTASERHSLDAEKLEEAVREEARQLYATYETYDYTKMIGINPFEGLWGTFDDEGDSFQKMKEIVPTYRQNAWTGGLKRMGIDDAALGKELAELFVENRKDSPFIYEETFDVLDKLKEDYQLVLITNGSPSLQQTKLDITPELVPYFEHIIISGGFGVGKPDNSIFEHALELCQLKPEEALMVGDNRMTDILGANQTGIPSVWINRENEAAIEEVTPTYEIKHLDKLYAILNQPIVR comes from the coding sequence ATGATTAAAGCAATATTTTTCGATTTAGATGATACTTTATTATGGGATAAAAAAAGTGTGAAAACAGCTTTTGAAAAAACGTGTCTAACGGCATCTGAACGCCACTCGCTAGATGCAGAGAAGTTAGAAGAAGCCGTGCGTGAAGAAGCACGCCAACTATACGCAACGTATGAAACGTATGACTATACGAAAATGATTGGCATTAATCCATTTGAAGGATTGTGGGGGACATTTGACGATGAAGGGGACTCTTTTCAAAAGATGAAAGAAATCGTTCCGACGTATCGCCAGAATGCATGGACAGGTGGATTAAAGCGAATGGGTATTGATGATGCAGCGTTGGGCAAAGAGCTTGCTGAACTGTTTGTCGAAAATCGAAAAGATAGCCCATTTATCTATGAAGAAACTTTCGATGTGCTTGATAAACTAAAAGAAGATTACCAGTTGGTACTCATTACAAACGGTTCACCAAGTTTGCAACAGACCAAATTAGACATTACGCCTGAACTCGTTCCTTATTTTGAACATATTATTATTTCCGGCGGCTTTGGAGTAGGTAAACCGGATAACTCGATTTTCGAACATGCACTAGAACTTTGTCAGTTAAAGCCAGAAGAAGCGTTAATGGTTGGAGATAACAGAATGACAGATATTTTAGGCGCAAATCAAACTGGTATTCCGTCTGTCTGGATCAACCGGGAAAATGAAGCGGCAATTGAAGAAGTAACGCCAACCTATGAGATTAAGCACTTGGACAAGCTTTACGCAATTTTAAATCAACCAATTGTTCGGTAA
- a CDS encoding DMT family transporter yields the protein MGWLFVLLAAMSEVVGVIGLKMYSQKKTWRNGLIYGLGFAASFAFLYVAFKYLQVSIAYAVWIGIGTAGAVLINMVVFNESKSIGRIISVGLIIIGVVGLKALS from the coding sequence ATGGGATGGTTGTTTGTTTTATTGGCTGCAATGAGTGAAGTCGTTGGGGTTATTGGTCTAAAAATGTATAGTCAGAAAAAAACATGGCGAAATGGACTCATTTACGGGTTGGGTTTTGCTGCCTCGTTCGCCTTTTTATATGTTGCTTTTAAATATTTACAAGTTAGTATCGCTTATGCAGTGTGGATAGGGATTGGAACGGCAGGAGCGGTGCTCATTAACATGGTGGTTTTTAATGAATCAAAAAGTATAGGAAGAATCATTAGCGTGGGGCTTATCATTATTGGCGTCGTTGGATTAAAAGCTTTGTCATAA
- a CDS encoding spore coat protein produces MHTEPNNQPHNMQTGFVPPQMNHGGHELFDVHEVLSATIGALNQSMILRPHVKDPELLDILDRQYRFTLDEYNITVEAFKTGKDPSHPTGTYMMKQENDFVYGMKQSQPKSPMQPGAEITDEMISGFLLGSAKTGATARVAAALETCNPVLRRVLADSVPNCIEMAYELSIYQNKHHYYQVPQLATEDMQGLLNAYATSQGQPSMPPPTNLQ; encoded by the coding sequence ATGCATACTGAACCGAATAACCAGCCCCATAATATGCAAACAGGTTTTGTACCGCCACAAATGAATCACGGAGGGCATGAACTGTTTGACGTACATGAAGTCTTGTCCGCAACAATTGGGGCGTTAAACCAATCAATGATTTTACGCCCACATGTCAAAGACCCTGAATTACTTGATATTTTGGATCGCCAATACCGCTTTACGTTAGATGAATACAATATTACCGTGGAAGCTTTTAAAACGGGGAAAGACCCTTCTCATCCGACTGGTACGTATATGATGAAACAGGAAAATGACTTTGTTTATGGGATGAAACAATCTCAACCTAAATCCCCTATGCAACCAGGCGCTGAAATTACTGACGAAATGATTTCCGGCTTTTTGCTAGGTTCTGCAAAAACAGGGGCAACAGCACGTGTAGCTGCTGCGCTCGAAACTTGTAACCCGGTGCTACGCCGTGTACTTGCTGATTCCGTACCAAACTGTATTGAAATGGCATATGAACTATCCATTTACCAAAATAAACATCATTATTATCAAGTACCACAACTTGCAACCGAAGATATGCAAGGCCTTTTAAATGCTTATGCGACGAGTCAAGGTCAACCTAGTATGCCCCCACCAACGAATTTACAATGA
- the ilvD gene encoding dihydroxy-acid dehydratase: MRSNMIKIGVDRAPHRSLLYATGKVKPKDLEKPFIGVCNSYIDIIPGHVHLREFADIVKEAIIEAGGIPFEFNTIGVDDGIAMGHIGMRYSLPSRELIADSAETVINAHWFDGVFYIPNCDKITPGMLMAAARTNVPSVFVSGGPMEAGISSTGQQISLTSVFEGVGAHKSGKMSAEELLDIEMNACPTCGSCSGMFTANSMNCLMEMLGVTLPGNGTIVATSEKRKELVFEAAKHLVRMIKEDVKPRDIITKEAIDDAFALDMAMGGSTNTVLHTLAIANEAGIDYDLAEINKIAAKVPYLAKIMPASDISMDDINKAGGVEAIINELTKIPGAIHPDRMTVTGKTMGELVGEHEITNTEVIRTKDNPHSPVGGLSVLYGNLAPEGSVIKVGAVDPSITTFTGEAIVFDSQDEAQEAIDDGTVQAGHVVVIRYEGPKGGPGMPEMLAPTSAIMGRGLGTEVALITDGRFSGASRGISIGHISPEAAEGGPIALVEDGDMIEIDLPSRTMNIKISDEELAKRQENLKPFEPKIKKGWLARYSKLVTNASKGGIMSI, encoded by the coding sequence ATGAGAAGTAATATGATTAAAATCGGCGTTGATCGTGCGCCTCACCGAAGTCTTTTATACGCAACAGGAAAGGTGAAGCCGAAAGATTTAGAAAAGCCGTTTATTGGTGTTTGCAACTCCTACATAGATATTATTCCAGGTCATGTTCATTTACGAGAGTTTGCTGATATTGTAAAAGAAGCCATTATTGAAGCAGGTGGGATTCCTTTCGAATTTAATACAATCGGTGTAGATGATGGGATTGCAATGGGACATATCGGTATGCGTTACTCGCTACCAAGTCGTGAACTTATTGCAGATTCAGCTGAAACGGTCATTAATGCGCACTGGTTTGACGGTGTATTTTACATTCCAAACTGTGACAAAATTACACCAGGTATGCTGATGGCTGCTGCTCGTACAAATGTCCCTTCTGTATTTGTATCAGGTGGACCGATGGAAGCAGGGATTAGCTCAACGGGGCAACAAATCTCCTTGACATCAGTATTTGAAGGGGTAGGCGCTCATAAATCTGGGAAAATGTCTGCTGAAGAATTATTGGATATTGAAATGAATGCTTGTCCAACATGTGGATCTTGTTCAGGGATGTTTACAGCAAATTCCATGAACTGTTTAATGGAAATGCTAGGCGTGACACTTCCAGGGAACGGTACAATTGTTGCGACAAGTGAAAAGCGTAAAGAATTAGTTTTTGAAGCAGCAAAACATTTAGTTCGTATGATTAAAGAAGACGTGAAACCACGAGATATTATTACAAAAGAGGCAATCGATGATGCATTTGCACTGGATATGGCAATGGGTGGCTCCACTAATACGGTCCTTCATACATTGGCAATTGCCAATGAAGCAGGCATTGACTATGATTTGGCGGAAATTAACAAAATCGCCGCAAAGGTTCCATACTTAGCAAAAATAATGCCAGCATCCGATATCTCAATGGACGATATTAATAAAGCGGGTGGCGTAGAAGCAATTATAAATGAACTCACGAAAATTCCTGGGGCAATTCATCCAGATAGAATGACAGTTACGGGTAAAACGATGGGTGAACTTGTCGGTGAACATGAGATTACAAATACTGAAGTGATTCGTACAAAAGACAATCCACATAGTCCTGTTGGCGGTTTATCGGTACTTTACGGAAACCTTGCTCCTGAAGGCTCGGTGATTAAAGTTGGCGCGGTTGATCCATCGATTACAACATTCACGGGTGAAGCAATTGTTTTTGATTCACAAGATGAAGCACAAGAAGCAATCGATGACGGAACAGTACAAGCAGGTCATGTTGTCGTTATTCGCTACGAAGGGCCAAAGGGCGGACCAGGTATGCCTGAAATGCTAGCACCAACATCCGCGATTATGGGGCGTGGACTTGGAACAGAAGTTGCGCTCATTACAGATGGACGCTTTAGCGGTGCATCACGTGGGATTTCAATTGGACATATTTCACCTGAAGCAGCTGAAGGCGGTCCAATCGCTTTAGTTGAAGATGGAGATATGATTGAGATTGATTTACCCAGCCGAACAATGAATATAAAAATTTCGGATGAAGAGTTGGCAAAACGACAAGAAAACTTAAAACCATTCGAGCCGAAAATTAAAAAAGGATGGCTCGCAAGGTATTCTAAGCTTGTCACAAATGCTTCTAAAGGCGGTATTATGAGTATCTAA
- the serA gene encoding phosphoglycerate dehydrogenase, translating into MTYNVLITDPLSEDGIFPLRQAENLEVRIDTGLSTDELIEIIHDYDALLIRSQTTVTREVIENAPNLKIIGRAGVGVDNIDLEAATEHGIIVVNAPDGNTNSAAEHTMAMLSALARKIPQAFLSLKNQIWDRKSFLGVELKNKTLGIVGLGRIGAEVAARAKGQRMHILAYDPFLTEEKAQKLGITKGTLEEVLSQSDFISIHTPLLKETRNLIDEEAFAMMKDGVQLINCARGGIVNEDALYDAIVSGKVAGAALDVFEVEPFVDHKLLTLPQVIATPHLAASTIEAQESVAIDVSADVVSFLNGGLVQNPVNLPSVSKEVMGKVGPFFDLAEKLGAFVSQLIDGIVEEITIHYYGDLAGFDVRPLTRNTLKGVLQGNLGDHVNDVNAKYLADQIGIVVNEYKTSITKGFTNLLTVEARTKNGTRSVSGTLLNGLGGRIVKVDKYYVDVVPEGNLIFIKHKDQPGAIGRVGTLLAKSNINIATMQVGRANIGGDAIMMLTIDKYVDGYDVNQLKELEDISDVTAIQL; encoded by the coding sequence ATGACTTATAATGTATTAATTACAGACCCTTTAAGCGAAGATGGGATTTTCCCACTACGACAAGCAGAGAATCTTGAGGTTAGAATAGATACAGGACTTTCTACAGATGAACTTATCGAAATTATCCATGATTACGATGCGCTTCTAATTCGTAGTCAAACGACAGTAACACGTGAAGTGATTGAAAATGCACCCAACTTAAAGATTATTGGGCGCGCTGGGGTTGGTGTTGATAATATCGATTTAGAAGCTGCAACAGAGCATGGAATTATCGTTGTAAATGCTCCGGATGGCAATACAAACTCAGCGGCAGAGCATACAATGGCTATGTTATCAGCACTTGCACGCAAGATTCCGCAAGCATTTTTATCTTTAAAAAATCAAATTTGGGATAGGAAGTCATTTCTTGGCGTCGAACTTAAAAACAAAACCCTTGGGATTGTGGGACTTGGTCGAATTGGTGCTGAAGTTGCGGCAAGAGCTAAAGGCCAAAGAATGCACATCCTTGCATACGATCCATTTTTGACAGAAGAAAAAGCGCAAAAACTTGGCATTACAAAAGGGACACTTGAAGAAGTTCTAAGCCAATCTGACTTTATTTCTATTCATACGCCATTATTAAAAGAAACGAGAAATTTAATCGATGAAGAAGCCTTTGCAATGATGAAAGACGGCGTACAACTTATCAACTGTGCACGCGGTGGAATTGTGAATGAAGATGCGCTATACGATGCCATTGTTAGTGGAAAAGTTGCAGGCGCTGCGCTCGATGTATTTGAAGTAGAACCTTTTGTTGATCATAAGTTACTGACACTTCCTCAGGTTATCGCGACGCCACATCTAGCTGCTAGTACAATTGAAGCTCAAGAAAGTGTAGCGATTGACGTAAGCGCGGATGTCGTTAGCTTTTTAAATGGAGGACTTGTTCAAAATCCTGTGAACCTCCCTTCTGTTTCAAAAGAAGTAATGGGCAAAGTTGGACCGTTCTTTGATTTAGCGGAAAAATTAGGGGCATTTGTTTCCCAGTTAATCGATGGCATTGTTGAAGAAATAACAATTCACTATTACGGAGATTTAGCGGGCTTCGATGTTCGTCCTTTAACACGTAATACATTAAAAGGCGTGCTGCAAGGAAATCTAGGCGACCATGTCAATGATGTCAATGCCAAATACTTAGCTGACCAAATTGGAATTGTTGTTAATGAATATAAAACTTCTATTACGAAAGGATTTACAAATCTATTAACAGTAGAAGCGAGAACGAAAAATGGGACGCGAAGTGTTTCAGGAACATTATTGAACGGTTTAGGTGGACGCATCGTAAAAGTAGACAAATATTACGTTGACGTTGTGCCAGAGGGGAATTTAATATTCATTAAACATAAGGACCAACCTGGAGCCATTGGACGTGTTGGAACCTTACTTGCGAAATCAAATATTAATATTGCAACGATGCAAGTTGGCCGAGCTAATATTGGCGGAGATGCCATAATGATGCTCACAATCGATAAATATGTCGACGGTTATGATGTTAACCAACTTAAAGAATTAGAAGATATTTCTGACGTGACTGCAATTCAATTGTAA
- a CDS encoding indolepyruvate ferredoxin oxidoreductase subunit alpha: MAYVITGACITEKAADCVLVCPVDCIEEGEDQYFIDPDVCIDCGACVAACPVDAIHHEEDLLDEDLPFLEKAKSFYNIA; the protein is encoded by the coding sequence TTGGCTTATGTCATTACAGGAGCATGTATTACTGAAAAAGCAGCAGATTGTGTTCTCGTCTGTCCAGTAGATTGTATTGAAGAAGGAGAAGATCAATACTTTATCGATCCAGATGTTTGTATCGACTGTGGTGCTTGTGTGGCTGCTTGTCCAGTTGACGCAATTCACCATGAAGAAGATTTACTAGATGAAGACCTGCCGTTTTTGGAAAAAGCAAAGTCATTTTATAATATCGCGTAA
- the ilvD gene encoding dihydroxy-acid dehydratase, which translates to MKKDLRINSKVFSEGPKRAPNRAMLRAVGLTDEGFEKPMVGIASTWSEVTPCNVHIDKLAIAAKKGAEAAGALPMIFNTITIADGISMGTSGMRYSLPSRDVIADSIETVVGGENLDGLVAIGGCDKNMPGCMIAIANAEVPSIFVYGGTIAAGKLRGESIDLVSVFEGVGQLNSGQIDEEELNRIECNACPGAGSCGGMYTANTMSSAIEAMGMSLPGSSSNPAESAEKLTDVEEAGHALYHLMEQGIYPKDIMTKEAFENAITVVMTLGGSTNAVLHLLAMAHAIDVDLTMDDFDRIQKKTPHLADLRPSGKYVMEDLHRIGGVQAVMKMLLEAGYLHGDCLTVTGKTVAENLQEAPDLAEGQKIIMPIDKAFSKEGPLVILKGNLSPNGAVAKMSGVSVTEHTGPARVFNTEEAATEAVMNDEVKAGDVLVIRHVGPKGGPGMPEMLSISGILVGKGLGEKVALLTDGRFSGGTHGLVVGHIAPEAQDGGPIAFIQDDDEITINSITQEIKVAVSEEEFEARKKDWVAPPLHTKGVLGKYAHTVSCASVGAVTDFYMKSSREKQHTFQ; encoded by the coding sequence TTGAAAAAAGATTTAAGAATTAATAGTAAAGTATTTAGTGAAGGTCCAAAAAGAGCCCCAAACCGTGCGATGTTAAGGGCTGTTGGATTAACAGATGAAGGTTTTGAAAAGCCAATGGTAGGAATTGCAAGTACATGGAGTGAAGTAACACCGTGTAACGTACATATTGATAAGTTAGCAATTGCAGCGAAAAAAGGGGCAGAAGCTGCGGGTGCACTTCCGATGATTTTTAATACAATTACGATTGCAGACGGAATATCAATGGGAACAAGTGGAATGCGTTATTCATTGCCAAGTCGTGATGTCATTGCAGACTCCATTGAAACCGTCGTTGGAGGAGAAAATTTAGATGGCTTAGTCGCGATTGGCGGCTGTGATAAAAATATGCCGGGTTGTATGATTGCGATTGCCAATGCTGAAGTTCCATCTATCTTCGTTTACGGTGGAACGATTGCGGCGGGGAAATTACGCGGCGAAAGCATTGACCTTGTCTCTGTTTTTGAAGGAGTAGGACAACTAAATAGCGGCCAAATCGATGAAGAAGAGCTGAATAGAATCGAATGTAATGCTTGTCCAGGAGCAGGTTCATGCGGTGGGATGTACACTGCAAATACGATGTCTTCAGCGATTGAAGCGATGGGGATGAGTTTACCAGGAAGTTCTTCAAACCCAGCCGAGTCAGCGGAAAAGCTTACTGATGTTGAAGAGGCAGGTCATGCACTTTATCACTTGATGGAACAAGGAATTTATCCGAAAGATATTATGACAAAAGAGGCATTTGAAAATGCAATTACTGTTGTTATGACATTGGGCGGTTCGACGAATGCGGTGTTGCACTTATTGGCAATGGCTCATGCAATCGACGTAGATTTGACGATGGATGATTTCGACCGTATTCAAAAGAAAACACCGCATCTCGCTGATTTAAGACCGAGCGGAAAATACGTCATGGAAGATTTGCATCGCATTGGTGGTGTTCAAGCTGTGATGAAAATGTTACTAGAAGCAGGTTATTTACATGGCGATTGCTTAACGGTAACAGGTAAAACAGTTGCTGAAAACTTGCAAGAAGCACCAGATCTAGCAGAAGGACAAAAGATTATTATGCCGATTGACAAAGCATTCAGTAAAGAAGGTCCTTTAGTCATTTTGAAAGGAAACCTTTCACCAAATGGAGCAGTCGCAAAAATGTCTGGTGTCTCAGTCACAGAACATACTGGACCAGCGCGCGTCTTTAATACAGAAGAGGCAGCGACCGAAGCAGTTATGAATGATGAAGTTAAAGCAGGAGATGTACTCGTCATTCGCCATGTTGGACCAAAAGGCGGACCGGGAATGCCAGAAATGTTATCGATTTCTGGAATTCTTGTTGGAAAAGGCTTAGGCGAAAAAGTGGCTTTACTAACGGACGGTAGATTCTCAGGAGGAACGCATGGATTAGTCGTTGGTCATATTGCACCGGAAGCACAAGACGGCGGCCCGATTGCCTTTATTCAAGATGACGATGAAATTACAATAAATTCAATTACACAAGAAATTAAAGTGGCTGTTTCTGAAGAGGAATTTGAAGCGCGGAAAAAAGATTGGGTAGCCCCACCACTGCACACGAAAGGTGTACTTGGAAAGTATGCGCATACCGTATCTTGTGCATCTGTCGGCGCAGTGACAGATTTTTATATGAAATCTTCAAGAGAAAAACAACATACCTTTCAATAG
- a CDS encoding HAD family hydrolase: MRVAIFDFDGTLYSKETYQILMDHLKEHPLYRKRYPQFMRSILPPYIASKAKLYPTEKMRERSMQIYLNALNELTIEEADIYFEQIAQKMREDFNEAVVDKVKEHASDDFYLMLVSGAYTPLLHTAVQGLPFDTIIGTDIPVTNGKITSKSPVYHIQGTRKNEKIQQALQGKKVDWQNSIAYADSYSDLSVLSLVGNPVAVQPEPKLQTIAERREWTIL, encoded by the coding sequence ATGCGCGTTGCAATATTCGACTTTGACGGAACTTTATATTCAAAAGAAACGTACCAAATTCTGATGGACCACTTAAAAGAACATCCTCTCTATCGCAAAAGGTATCCCCAATTTATGAGGTCGATATTACCGCCATATATCGCCAGTAAAGCAAAACTTTATCCGACCGAGAAAATGCGTGAACGTTCTATGCAAATTTACTTAAATGCATTAAACGAACTGACAATTGAAGAAGCTGATATTTATTTTGAACAAATTGCTCAAAAAATGCGCGAAGACTTCAATGAAGCAGTTGTTGATAAAGTGAAAGAACACGCTTCAGATGATTTTTATTTGATGTTGGTATCAGGTGCATACACACCTTTACTACATACGGCAGTTCAAGGGTTGCCTTTTGACACGATTATTGGGACAGATATTCCCGTGACAAATGGAAAAATCACTTCAAAATCACCAGTTTATCATATTCAAGGAACAAGAAAAAACGAGAAAATTCAACAAGCTTTACAAGGTAAGAAAGTAGATTGGCAAAACAGTATTGCCTATGCAGATAGTTACTCTGATTTATCGGTCTTAAGTTTAGTCGGCAATCCTGTTGCCGTTCAACCCGAACCAAAACTTCAAACAATCGCGGAAAGGCGAGAATGGACCATTCTATAA
- a CDS encoding LysM peptidoglycan-binding domain-containing protein, translated as MYLQIHVVQRGQSIYGIARAYGISPEEIASANEIPNPSQLVTGQALVIPVEGSFHVVQPGQSLYSIANLYGISYQELARINGISPNTVLQIGQQLRIPTKQKRPINSFLYVEPRTPVSQSMINEVRNRVGDLTFLGMFSYQVNRDGSLTPPPTANILQIANEAGVTNALVVSNLEDFAFSADLARAIFNDDAAQNQLFGNLIQIANDEGYGDIHFDFELLYPEDRELYTNFLRKARDRFRMAGLRISAAVAPKSSDVRTGIYGAHDYAALGEILDYVMIMTYEWGYTFSDPQAVSPIQPVRSVMNYAASVIPNEKIFLGQNLYGYDWTFPFPPQGGPPARAVSPQQAIQIALQNGAEIQYDFQAQAPFFQYTDAAGVLHEVWFEDARSIQAKFNLMNELGLGGIMYWKLGLAFPQNWLLLNDNFTIRKL; from the coding sequence ATGTATTTGCAAATTCACGTTGTGCAGAGAGGGCAAAGTATCTATGGGATTGCAAGGGCATACGGCATCTCTCCTGAAGAGATTGCGTCGGCAAATGAAATTCCAAATCCATCTCAACTAGTGACGGGGCAAGCGCTAGTCATTCCAGTCGAAGGAAGTTTTCATGTCGTTCAACCGGGTCAGTCGTTATATAGTATCGCAAATTTATATGGCATCAGCTATCAAGAGTTAGCCAGGATAAATGGCATATCCCCGAATACAGTATTACAAATTGGACAGCAATTAAGAATACCGACAAAGCAAAAGCGCCCGATTAATAGTTTTTTATATGTAGAGCCGAGAACACCTGTATCCCAGTCGATGATTAATGAAGTAAGGAATCGTGTAGGCGATTTAACCTTTCTAGGCATGTTTAGTTACCAAGTCAATCGGGATGGCTCATTAACTCCGCCTCCTACGGCGAATATTTTGCAAATTGCAAATGAAGCAGGCGTGACGAATGCACTCGTTGTCAGTAATCTAGAAGACTTTGCGTTTAGTGCTGATTTAGCGCGTGCAATTTTTAACGATGACGCAGCTCAAAATCAGTTGTTTGGAAATTTAATTCAAATCGCGAATGATGAAGGATACGGGGATATTCACTTTGATTTCGAGCTACTTTATCCCGAAGATCGCGAGCTATATACTAATTTTCTACGTAAAGCCCGAGACCGTTTCCGTATGGCTGGTTTGCGAATATCGGCTGCTGTCGCTCCAAAATCATCTGATGTTAGAACAGGCATTTACGGGGCACATGATTATGCAGCATTAGGAGAAATTTTGGATTATGTCATGATTATGACTTACGAATGGGGATATACGTTTAGTGACCCCCAAGCAGTAAGTCCAATACAACCTGTCCGAAGTGTCATGAACTATGCGGCAAGTGTCATACCGAACGAAAAGATTTTTTTAGGTCAAAATTTATATGGGTATGATTGGACATTCCCGTTTCCTCCCCAAGGAGGCCCGCCTGCTCGTGCCGTCAGTCCGCAACAAGCCATTCAAATCGCCTTGCAAAACGGGGCGGAAATTCAATATGATTTTCAAGCGCAAGCACCTTTTTTCCAATATACAGACGCTGCGGGAGTTTTACACGAAGTCTGGTTCGAAGATGCGAGAAGCATCCAAGCGAAATTTAATTTAATGAATGAACTAGGACTAGGTGGCATTATGTATTGGAAATTAGGTCTTGCATTCCCGCAAAATTGGTTATTACTTAATGACAACTTTACGATTCGCAAATTATGA
- a CDS encoding DMT family transporter — MEKKWMYVALTSFFELVWIYGFNVANSWWHWILIVVFIFIDFHYLTKACEELPTGTVYAIFAGIGTVGTALMDVFLFGGSLGFGKVAFIIILVIGVIGLNLADKADEEEREKGLA; from the coding sequence TTGGAGAAGAAATGGATGTATGTCGCATTAACAAGCTTTTTTGAGTTGGTATGGATATATGGATTTAATGTGGCAAATAGTTGGTGGCATTGGATATTGATTGTGGTATTTATTTTTATAGACTTCCACTATTTAACGAAAGCATGTGAAGAACTACCGACAGGAACGGTTTATGCTATCTTTGCCGGAATTGGTACGGTTGGTACTGCCCTTATGGATGTTTTTTTATTTGGCGGCAGTTTAGGGTTTGGCAAAGTCGCGTTTATTATTATTTTAGTTATCGGTGTCATCGGATTAAATTTAGCCGATAAAGCTGATGAGGAAGAGAGAGAGAAAGGACTTGCATAG